A genomic segment from Bosea sp. OAE506 encodes:
- a CDS encoding Mrp/NBP35 family ATP-binding protein yields the protein MALTQADILRALELVKLPASGQSLSASGRVADILIDGGKVIFAIGIDPTEAAAMEPVRKAAESAVSGLPGVSQVLVGLTADKAPSSAAAQARQQAQRPTPGAGPGGPTPKAAGVPGVKQIIAVASGKGGVGKSTTTANLSVALATLGLKVGVLDADIYGPSVPKIFGITGKPRLVSGRTLAPMEAYGLKIMSIGFLIDEETPMIWRGPMVISAITQMLREVAWGELDVLVVDMPPGTGDAQLTMAQQTPLAGAVIVSTPQDLALLDARRGVAMFKKVEVPILGIVENMSYFICPECGTRSDIFAHGGARHEAERLGVPFLGEVPLAMPIRETSDSGRPIVASDPDSAHAKAYLAIARQVMASMAGGAAKAAPRIVIE from the coding sequence TTGGCCCTCACCCAAGCCGATATCCTGCGCGCGCTCGAACTGGTGAAGCTGCCGGCCAGCGGCCAGTCGCTCTCCGCCTCGGGCCGCGTCGCCGACATCCTGATCGACGGCGGCAAGGTGATCTTCGCCATCGGCATCGACCCGACCGAAGCCGCAGCCATGGAGCCGGTGCGCAAGGCGGCCGAAAGCGCGGTGTCGGGCCTGCCCGGCGTGAGCCAGGTCCTGGTTGGGCTGACCGCTGATAAGGCGCCCAGCTCGGCCGCCGCGCAGGCGCGCCAGCAGGCGCAGCGTCCCACTCCCGGTGCGGGGCCTGGTGGCCCGACGCCGAAGGCGGCCGGCGTGCCGGGCGTGAAGCAGATCATCGCGGTCGCCTCGGGCAAGGGCGGTGTCGGCAAGTCGACCACCACCGCGAACCTGTCGGTGGCCCTGGCGACGCTCGGCCTCAAGGTCGGCGTGCTCGATGCCGACATCTACGGCCCCTCGGTGCCGAAGATCTTCGGCATCACCGGCAAGCCGCGGCTGGTCTCCGGGCGGACGCTGGCGCCGATGGAGGCCTATGGGCTGAAGATCATGTCGATCGGCTTCCTGATCGACGAGGAAACGCCGATGATCTGGCGCGGCCCGATGGTGATCTCGGCCATCACCCAGATGCTGCGCGAGGTCGCCTGGGGCGAGCTCGACGTGCTCGTCGTCGACATGCCGCCCGGCACCGGCGACGCGCAGCTGACCATGGCGCAGCAGACGCCGCTGGCCGGCGCCGTCATCGTCTCGACGCCGCAGGATCTGGCGCTGCTCGATGCGCGCCGCGGCGTCGCGATGTTCAAGAAGGTCGAGGTGCCGATCCTCGGCATCGTCGAGAACATGAGCTATTTCATCTGCCCGGAATGCGGCACGCGCTCGGACATCTTCGCTCATGGCGGGGCGCGGCATGAAGCGGAACGCCTCGGCGTGCCTTTCCTCGGCGAGGTGCCGCTGGCCATGCCGATCCGCGAAACGTCCGACTCAGGCCGGCCGATCGTCGCGAGCGATCCGGATTCAGCCCATGCAAAGGCCTATCTCGCGATCGCGCGGCAGGTGATGGCGTCGATGGCCGGAGGCGCCGCCAAGGCCGCGCCACGGATCGTCATCGAGTGA
- a CDS encoding DUF2478 domain-containing protein produces MLMAVIPYSSGFPIDRFMADTAQRLKARGLRLGGVVQHNDGACDSGCLSMELEDLASGARFPISENRGAGATGCRLDAGGLAAAGGALGAALAGETDLVIVNKFGRQEVLGQGLRQEIAAALLAGLPVLIAVRRDMLPAFRDFAGEDWSELPAQAEAVEAWGLGVARVAA; encoded by the coding sequence ATGCTGATGGCCGTCATTCCCTATTCGTCGGGTTTCCCCATCGATCGGTTCATGGCCGACACCGCCCAGCGGCTGAAGGCGCGGGGCTTACGTCTCGGCGGCGTCGTCCAGCACAATGACGGCGCCTGCGACAGCGGCTGCCTCTCGATGGAGCTCGAGGATCTCGCCAGCGGCGCGCGTTTCCCGATCAGCGAGAACCGTGGCGCCGGCGCGACCGGCTGTCGGCTCGACGCAGGCGGGCTCGCGGCCGCCGGCGGTGCGCTGGGCGCGGCGCTGGCGGGCGAGACCGATCTCGTCATCGTCAACAAGTTCGGCCGGCAGGAGGTGCTGGGCCAGGGGTTGCGGCAGGAAATCGCCGCGGCGCTGCTCGCGGGCCTGCCTGTCCTGATCGCTGTCCGGCGCGACATGCTGCCCGCATTCCGCGACTTTGCGGGAGAGGACTGGTCGGAGCTGCCGGCTCAGGCCGAGGCGGTCGAGGCCTGGGGGCTCGGCGTCGCGCGCGTGGCCGCCTGA
- a CDS encoding biotin/lipoate--protein ligase family protein produces the protein MAASALRPDDLRREPVLPPGFSLVALRESGDAFAHACTIAPEAGAATLVWTRRFDVIEFAVVLEPDNPLREARLAHYLAMTALADALAVYSPPERPILFRWPDALIYDLGLIGGGRLAWPEDCAEDSVPEWLVFGAMLRATTMTPFAVGQVGVGMAEEGFEEIDAVDLIEAFARHLMLAVTRWQSAGPKAAALRWLDRLDKVVGTRHGIEPNGDLVATTQAGTERRSLVEALARVDWLDRESGGPKL, from the coding sequence ATGGCAGCCAGTGCCCTGCGCCCCGACGATCTGCGTCGCGAGCCGGTCCTGCCGCCGGGGTTCTCGCTGGTCGCACTGCGGGAATCGGGCGACGCCTTCGCCCATGCCTGCACGATCGCACCTGAGGCGGGCGCGGCGACGCTGGTCTGGACCCGGCGCTTCGACGTCATCGAATTCGCCGTCGTGCTGGAGCCGGACAACCCGCTGCGCGAGGCGCGGCTGGCGCATTACCTCGCCATGACGGCGCTGGCGGATGCGCTTGCCGTCTACAGCCCGCCCGAGCGGCCGATCCTGTTTCGCTGGCCCGATGCCCTGATCTACGACCTCGGGCTGATCGGCGGCGGCCGGCTGGCCTGGCCGGAAGACTGCGCCGAAGATTCAGTGCCGGAATGGCTCGTCTTCGGTGCCATGCTGCGCGCCACGACGATGACGCCCTTCGCCGTCGGCCAGGTCGGCGTCGGCATGGCCGAGGAGGGCTTCGAGGAAATCGACGCCGTCGATCTGATCGAGGCTTTCGCCCGCCACCTCATGCTCGCGGTCACGCGCTGGCAGAGCGCGGGGCCGAAGGCCGCCGCGCTGCGCTGGCTCGACCGGCTCGACAAGGTTGTCGGCACGCGCCACGGCATCGAGCCGAACGGCGATCTCGTGGCGACGACCCAGGCCGGCACCGAGCGTCGCAGCCTTGTCGAGGCGCTTGCGCGGGTCGACTGGCTGGACCGCGAGAGCGGCGGGCCGAAGCTGTGA
- a CDS encoding DUF6505 family protein — protein sequence MTGLKLPRAIRLDPSDTFVFRRAAEPGDWLVTGSFLFGGTDPSALDAKGKAAFRSGFLGVASFGWSTLAVVTEATEAEREAAVESLAGHLVDKLGAPDLATARAAAAEEVAFAASLCDHPPQTLLALHRALEDGEIRERFRTLTPRDASQSEGFRAFEFLEVAGDEDGPVEHVDLLNLEKTRLT from the coding sequence GTGACCGGTCTGAAGCTGCCCCGCGCCATCCGGCTCGACCCGTCCGACACCTTCGTCTTCCGCCGGGCCGCCGAGCCGGGCGACTGGCTCGTGACCGGCTCCTTCCTGTTTGGCGGCACAGATCCCTCGGCGCTCGATGCCAAGGGCAAGGCTGCCTTCCGCTCCGGCTTCCTCGGTGTCGCAAGCTTCGGCTGGAGCACGCTCGCCGTGGTGACGGAGGCGACCGAGGCCGAGCGCGAGGCGGCGGTCGAAAGCCTAGCCGGCCATCTCGTCGACAAGCTTGGCGCGCCCGATCTCGCCACCGCGCGCGCCGCGGCTGCCGAGGAGGTCGCGTTTGCCGCCTCCCTCTGCGATCATCCGCCCCAGACCCTGCTCGCGCTGCACCGGGCGCTGGAGGACGGCGAGATCCGCGAGCGCTTCCGCACCCTGACGCCTCGCGACGCCAGCCAGAGCGAAGGCTTCCGCGCCTTTGAGTTCCTCGAGGTGGCGGGCGATGAGGACGGGCCGGTCGAGCATGTCGATCTCCTCAATCTCGAAAAGACCAGGCTGACATGA
- a CDS encoding peptide ABC transporter permease: MPRHLAPPPLDPAADAALLLRRIAFGTLALLLPIASLVSRRAAVVLAPIGVVLLVIAALIEDPRAFATMFRRSLLSLPALMLVGLVGWAVLSLVWSPYTVSATEKAANLVLAVLLGFLGNAALPERMRASNLNLAPLGAGVAGAFALALIVVAALRHAEAEAGSVERGISVILIMAWPALAWLLSRERGLSAVGLAVVVGLLSLTRFEDGEAVAMICGAVAFGAVSASREKASALIAAAIAGLMLLAPILPFLLIPIAARLPESGIVQSLATWADVVSGAPIQLVTGHGLDTVLRGRLTGALPPATPTTLLFETWYELGLVGAGAAAFCLYVAIRAAGRMPSALAAGGVAAFTTAFALSALGFATLQPWWLMTLTAVVLMFGAIARGQYRTDRPVAPLLKPAGTTRPKAGTSA, encoded by the coding sequence ATGCCCCGTCACCTCGCCCCACCCCCGCTCGACCCGGCTGCCGACGCCGCGCTGCTGCTGCGCCGCATCGCCTTCGGCACGCTCGCGTTGCTGCTGCCGATCGCCTCGCTGGTCTCGCGCCGCGCCGCGGTCGTGCTGGCGCCGATCGGCGTGGTGCTGCTGGTGATCGCGGCGCTGATCGAGGACCCGCGTGCGTTCGCGACGATGTTCCGCCGCTCGCTGCTGAGCCTGCCGGCGTTGATGCTGGTCGGCCTCGTCGGCTGGGCCGTGCTCTCGCTGGTCTGGAGCCCCTACACGGTCTCGGCGACCGAGAAGGCGGCCAATCTCGTGCTGGCCGTCCTGCTCGGCTTCCTCGGCAATGCGGCCCTGCCCGAGCGGATGCGTGCCTCGAACCTGAACCTGGCCCCGCTGGGCGCGGGCGTGGCCGGCGCCTTCGCTCTGGCGCTGATCGTCGTGGCCGCGCTGCGCCATGCCGAGGCGGAAGCGGGCAGCGTCGAGCGCGGCATCAGCGTGATCCTGATCATGGCCTGGCCCGCCCTGGCCTGGCTCCTGTCGCGCGAGCGGGGCCTGAGCGCGGTCGGGCTAGCGGTCGTGGTCGGGCTGCTCTCGCTGACCCGTTTCGAGGATGGCGAGGCCGTCGCGATGATCTGCGGCGCCGTCGCCTTCGGCGCGGTCAGCGCCAGCCGCGAGAAGGCCTCGGCCCTGATCGCGGCAGCGATCGCCGGGCTGATGCTGCTGGCGCCGATCCTGCCCTTCCTGCTGATTCCGATCGCCGCGCGGCTGCCGGAGAGCGGGATCGTCCAGTCGCTCGCGACCTGGGCCGATGTCGTCAGCGGCGCACCGATCCAGCTCGTCACCGGCCATGGACTCGACACCGTGCTGCGCGGGCGCCTGACCGGCGCACTGCCGCCCGCGACCCCGACGACGCTGCTCTTCGAGACCTGGTACGAGCTCGGCCTCGTCGGCGCGGGCGCCGCCGCCTTCTGCCTCTATGTCGCGATCCGGGCCGCAGGGCGGATGCCGAGCGCGCTCGCGGCCGGCGGTGTCGCGGCCTTCACCACGGCGTTCGCTCTTTCGGCACTCGGCTTTGCGACACTGCAGCCCTGGTGGCTGATGACGCTGACCGCGGTCGTGCTGATGTTCGGTGCCATCGCGCGCGGCCAGTACCGCACGGACCGGCCCGTCGCGCCGCTGCTCAAGCCCGCCGGCACGACGCGCCCGAAGGCCGGCACGTCCGCCTGA
- a CDS encoding c-type cytochrome: MRSVLKPLFVLLCLADPAAAQELRGHGGPVRAIAVAPDGASAMTGSFDQSAILWSLSGGTAEAVLRFHEGAVNAVAAVPGLGFATGAEDGRIALWRGAAAEPAEVIEGHKGPVAALAVSADGRRIASASWDGTARVTTREGGAALAFEGHQGPVNGVAFLPGGGLVTAGYDATLRIWPADAGAPRIVTLPAPLNGVVVAADGEIAVAAADGRLRLFAPDGEARGEVAVGETPLIALALSADGTTLATGGLRGQVALVDRAARRIRATLVGPGLPVWSLAFLPDGRQILSGGADRLVRRWNAVTGEHIGTVVPRAGADVLAAFNGERGAQVFRACAACHTLTPSDGNRAGPTLHGIFGRRIASAPGYAYSEAFRTMDIVWTKETVAKLFEIGPNAYTPGTKMPEQTIGSAEDRQALVDWLEKVTK; encoded by the coding sequence ATGCGATCTGTCCTGAAGCCTCTCTTCGTCCTTCTTTGCCTTGCCGATCCAGCTGCTGCCCAGGAACTGCGCGGCCATGGCGGGCCGGTGCGCGCCATCGCGGTCGCACCCGATGGCGCGAGCGCCATGACCGGCTCCTTCGACCAGTCGGCCATCCTATGGAGCCTGTCGGGTGGCACGGCGGAGGCCGTGCTGCGCTTCCATGAGGGCGCGGTGAACGCGGTCGCGGCCGTGCCGGGCCTCGGCTTCGCCACCGGCGCCGAGGATGGGCGCATCGCGCTCTGGCGCGGGGCGGCGGCCGAACCGGCCGAGGTCATCGAAGGCCATAAGGGGCCCGTGGCCGCGCTGGCGGTCTCGGCCGACGGGCGCCGCATCGCCTCCGCCTCCTGGGACGGGACGGCGCGGGTTACGACGCGCGAAGGCGGCGCCGCGCTCGCTTTCGAGGGCCATCAGGGGCCGGTCAACGGCGTCGCATTCCTGCCCGGCGGCGGCCTCGTCACAGCCGGCTATGACGCGACGCTGCGGATCTGGCCGGCCGACGCCGGCGCACCCCGGATCGTCACGCTGCCCGCGCCGCTCAACGGGGTCGTCGTCGCCGCCGATGGCGAGATCGCCGTCGCGGCGGCGGATGGGCGGCTGCGTCTGTTCGCACCGGATGGCGAGGCGCGCGGGGAGGTGGCCGTGGGCGAGACGCCGCTGATCGCGCTGGCGCTCTCGGCCGACGGCACGACCCTCGCAACGGGTGGCCTGCGCGGCCAGGTCGCGCTGGTCGACCGGGCCGCACGCCGGATCCGCGCGACGCTGGTCGGGCCGGGGCTGCCGGTCTGGTCGCTCGCCTTCCTGCCGGATGGCCGCCAGATCCTGTCGGGCGGCGCCGACCGTCTCGTGCGCCGCTGGAACGCCGTCACCGGCGAGCATATCGGCACGGTCGTGCCGCGCGCCGGGGCCGATGTACTCGCCGCCTTCAACGGCGAGCGTGGCGCGCAGGTCTTCCGCGCCTGCGCCGCCTGTCACACGCTAACGCCGTCCGACGGCAACCGCGCCGGGCCGACGCTGCACGGCATCTTCGGCCGCCGCATCGCCAGCGCGCCGGGCTACGCCTACTCCGAGGCCTTCAGGACGATGGACATCGTCTGGACCAAGGAGACGGTGGCGAAGCTCTTCGAGATCGGCCCCAACGCCTACACGCCCGGCACCAAGATGCCCGAGCAGACAATCGGCAGCGCTGAGGACCGCCAGGCGCTGGTCGACTGGCTGGAGAAGGTAACGAAATAG
- a CDS encoding formate dehydrogenase accessory sulfurtransferase FdhD, translating to MPQDMSFLDDYLVRPDPQASRLGATVSGIDQTGATVETRVVTERALTLYLNAQEIVTMMTIGDHPDALALGYLLNQNMLKRGDVVDAVDYDEELEVVVVRTPERTNFEEKLKKKTLTSGCAQGTAFGDLMEAIDEIELPKAELRTSWLYALTKKINTTPSLYLEAGAIHGCVLCEGDRPLVYMEDVGRHNAVDKVAGWMFRHNVDPAKMIFYTTGRLTSEMVIKTVRMGIPVLVSRSGFTEWGVELARKAGLTLIGRARGKRFVALAGEQNIVFDQDPDTVEEEGGKSRRKGAGGDD from the coding sequence ATGCCACAGGATATGAGCTTCCTCGACGATTACCTCGTGAGGCCCGACCCTCAGGCGTCCCGCCTCGGCGCCACCGTCTCCGGCATCGACCAGACCGGCGCGACCGTCGAGACCCGCGTCGTCACCGAGCGCGCGCTGACGCTCTATCTCAACGCCCAGGAGATCGTCACGATGATGACGATCGGCGACCATCCCGACGCGCTGGCGCTGGGCTATCTCCTGAACCAGAACATGCTCAAGCGCGGCGATGTGGTCGATGCCGTCGATTATGACGAGGAGCTCGAGGTCGTGGTCGTCCGCACGCCGGAGCGCACCAATTTCGAGGAGAAGCTGAAGAAGAAGACGCTGACCTCGGGCTGCGCCCAGGGCACCGCCTTCGGCGACCTGATGGAAGCGATCGACGAGATCGAACTGCCCAAGGCGGAACTTCGCACCAGCTGGCTCTATGCGCTGACGAAGAAGATCAACACCACGCCCTCGCTCTATCTCGAGGCCGGCGCCATCCATGGCTGCGTGCTCTGCGAAGGCGACAGGCCCTTGGTCTATATGGAGGATGTCGGCCGCCACAACGCCGTCGACAAGGTCGCCGGCTGGATGTTCCGGCACAATGTCGATCCTGCGAAGATGATCTTTTACACCACTGGCCGCCTGACCTCCGAGATGGTGATCAAGACCGTTCGCATGGGCATCCCCGTTCTGGTCTCGCGCTCGGGCTTCACCGAATGGGGCGTCGAACTGGCGCGCAAGGCAGGCCTCACCCTGATCGGCCGGGCTCGCGGCAAGCGCTTCGTCGCGCTCGCCGGCGAGCAGAACATCGTCTTCGACCAGGACCCGGACACGGTCGAGGAAGAGGGCGGGAAAAGCCGCCGCAAGGGGGCGGGGGGCGACGATTGA
- a CDS encoding sulfurtransferase TusA family protein, whose translation MTATPLNLRGLKCPLPALRVRKALKGAVPGTLFLVECTDPMAAIDIPNLMRETGDAIEESRSDGDLLVFHIRKAPA comes from the coding sequence ATGACCGCCACGCCTCTCAATCTCCGCGGCCTGAAATGCCCCCTGCCGGCGCTGCGGGTCCGCAAGGCGCTGAAGGGGGCCGTGCCCGGTACGCTGTTCCTGGTCGAATGCACCGATCCGATGGCGGCCATCGACATTCCCAACCTGATGCGCGAAACCGGGGATGCGATCGAGGAGAGCCGCAGCGACGGCGACCTGCTCGTCTTCCACATCCGCAAGGCGCCGGCCTGA
- a CDS encoding 4Fe-4S binding protein, which yields MQDATRTLMVCSCEDTMPLDSAAIARGCKGADIRTARHLCRTQTELFTRALGESAAVTVACTQEAPLFEEIAADLDYAGDLVFTNIRETGGWSREAKAAGPKMAALLAAAAEPMPPISFTTLTSKGVALVYGRDETALSVGQRLAEHLDVTILISRPGEITPPRVVETPVLKGTIVSATGWLGAFELRIDDYAAPAPSSRARLVFGEPRNGATSQCDIVIDVSGGMPLFPAGELRAGYLRADPASPAAIEKLIAEAGHLVGEFDKPTYVKLNEDLCAHSRSKKTGCTRCLELCPTGAITPNGDHVAISAEICAGCGACAAVCPTGAVTYALPPADALLRRLRTLLATYAEAGGREPVVLLHDEDHGEPLIDALARFGEGLPARVLPLRVNEITQMGLDAFAAALSFGAASVQVLSRARPKHDLSGLQRNLAYAETLASALGYGAGSAGLIETDDPEQLAAALVRVAPGTVSPRPARFRPMGEGRPLLRQTIGELHAAAPMPVATVALPPRAPFGTVHVDTDGCTLCLACVSACPVQALSDDPERPTLAFQEDLCVQCGLCAATCPEKVITLEPRIDFDAWKGGKRVIKQEEPFHCISCAKPFGVRSTIEKITAKLENKHWMFSGDAAKRISVLKMCEDCRVEVVVNESFDPHLSPQRPPVRTTEDYLRERAERGEDPLQ from the coding sequence ATGCAAGACGCCACCCGCACGCTGATGGTGTGCTCGTGCGAGGACACCATGCCGCTCGATTCGGCGGCCATCGCACGCGGCTGCAAAGGCGCCGATATACGCACCGCGCGCCATCTCTGCCGGACGCAGACCGAGCTGTTCACGCGTGCGCTCGGCGAGAGCGCGGCTGTCACCGTCGCCTGCACGCAGGAGGCGCCGCTGTTCGAGGAGATCGCGGCCGATCTCGATTATGCGGGCGATCTCGTCTTTACCAATATCCGCGAGACGGGCGGCTGGTCGCGCGAAGCCAAGGCGGCCGGGCCGAAGATGGCGGCGCTGCTGGCGGCCGCCGCCGAGCCGATGCCGCCGATCTCCTTCACGACCCTGACCAGCAAGGGCGTCGCGCTGGTCTATGGCCGCGACGAGACGGCGCTCTCGGTGGGGCAGCGGCTGGCCGAGCATCTCGACGTCACCATCCTGATCAGCAGGCCCGGCGAGATCACGCCGCCGCGCGTGGTCGAGACGCCGGTGCTGAAGGGCACCATCGTGTCGGCGACCGGCTGGCTCGGCGCCTTCGAGCTGCGCATCGACGATTATGCCGCGCCGGCCCCCTCCTCCCGCGCCCGGCTCGTCTTCGGCGAACCGCGCAACGGCGCGACCTCGCAATGCGACATCGTTATCGACGTCTCCGGCGGCATGCCGCTGTTTCCGGCCGGCGAGCTGCGGGCGGGCTATCTGCGCGCCGACCCGGCGAGCCCGGCGGCCATCGAAAAGCTGATCGCGGAGGCCGGCCATCTCGTCGGCGAGTTCGACAAGCCGACCTATGTCAAACTGAACGAGGACCTCTGCGCCCATTCGCGCTCGAAAAAGACGGGTTGCACGCGCTGCCTCGAGCTCTGCCCGACCGGCGCGATCACCCCCAATGGCGACCATGTCGCGATCTCTGCCGAGATCTGCGCCGGCTGCGGCGCCTGCGCCGCCGTCTGCCCGACCGGGGCGGTGACCTATGCGCTGCCGCCGGCGGATGCGCTGCTGCGCCGCCTGCGCACGCTGCTGGCGACCTATGCCGAGGCAGGCGGGCGCGAGCCGGTCGTGCTGCTGCATGACGAGGACCATGGCGAGCCGCTGATCGATGCGCTCGCCCGCTTCGGCGAGGGGCTGCCGGCCCGCGTGCTGCCGCTGCGGGTCAACGAGATCACCCAGATGGGGCTCGATGCCTTCGCCGCGGCGCTCTCCTTTGGCGCGGCGTCCGTGCAGGTGCTCAGCCGTGCCCGCCCGAAGCACGATCTCTCCGGCCTGCAGCGCAACCTCGCCTATGCCGAGACGCTCGCCAGCGCGCTCGGCTATGGCGCCGGCAGCGCCGGGCTGATCGAGACCGACGACCCCGAGCAGCTGGCGGCGGCGCTGGTGCGGGTCGCTCCGGGCACGGTCTCCCCCAGGCCGGCGCGCTTCCGCCCGATGGGCGAAGGCCGGCCGCTGCTGCGCCAGACGATCGGCGAGCTGCACGCCGCGGCACCGATGCCGGTGGCCACGGTCGCCCTGCCGCCGCGCGCGCCTTTCGGCACCGTGCATGTCGACACGGATGGCTGCACGCTCTGCCTCGCCTGCGTCTCCGCCTGCCCGGTGCAGGCGCTGTCTGATGATCCCGAGCGGCCGACGCTCGCCTTCCAGGAGGATCTCTGCGTGCAGTGCGGGCTTTGCGCCGCGACCTGCCCTGAGAAGGTCATCACGCTGGAGCCGCGCATCGATTTCGATGCCTGGAAGGGCGGAAAGCGCGTGATCAAGCAGGAGGAGCCGTTCCACTGCATCAGCTGCGCCAAGCCCTTCGGCGTCCGCAGCACGATCGAGAAGATCACCGCCAAGCTGGAGAACAAGCACTGGATGTTCTCGGGCGACGCGGCCAAGCGCATCTCGGTCCTGAAGATGTGCGAGGATTGCCGCGTCGAGGTCGTCGTCAACGAAAGCTTCGACCCGCATCTCTCGCCGCAGCGCCCGCCGGTTCGCACGACGGAGGATTACCTGCGCGAGCGGGCCGAGCGCGGGGAAGATCCGCTGCAGTAG
- the mobA gene encoding molybdenum cofactor guanylyltransferase MobA — protein MPPTLGLLLAGGLARRMGGGDKPLRTIAGRSILAHVIERLAPQCDRLLVNANGDPARFADYGLPVVADSVPDFAGPLAGILAGLDWMAAHRPETEWLLSVAADTPFIPRDLVARLHAAREAENVPLACAASGGWTHPVIGLWPVSLRADLRHALTVEDERKIDRWTARHGCASAEWPVDPVDPFFNANRPEDLDEAERLFATLPPA, from the coding sequence ATGCCCCCCACCCTCGGCCTCCTCCTCGCCGGCGGCCTCGCGCGCCGCATGGGCGGCGGTGACAAGCCGCTGCGGACCATCGCGGGCCGCAGCATTCTCGCCCATGTCATCGAGCGCCTGGCGCCCCAATGCGATCGCCTGCTGGTCAACGCCAATGGCGATCCCGCCCGCTTCGCGGATTACGGCCTGCCGGTGGTCGCCGACAGCGTGCCCGATTTCGCCGGGCCGCTCGCCGGCATCCTCGCCGGGCTCGACTGGATGGCGGCCCATCGGCCCGAGACCGAATGGCTCCTGAGCGTCGCCGCTGACACGCCCTTCATCCCGCGTGATCTCGTCGCCCGCCTCCATGCGGCGCGGGAGGCGGAGAACGTCCCGCTCGCCTGCGCGGCGTCCGGCGGCTGGACGCATCCGGTGATCGGGCTCTGGCCAGTGTCGTTGCGCGCGGATTTGCGTCACGCGCTGACGGTCGAGGACGAGCGCAAGATCGACCGCTGGACCGCCCGCCATGGCTGCGCCAGCGCGGAGTGGCCGGTCGATCCGGTCGATCCCTTCTTCAACGCCAACAGGCCCGAGGATCTGGACGAGGCCGAGCGGCTTTTCGCCACCCTGCCACCGGCTTGA
- a CDS encoding oligopeptide/dipeptide ABC transporter ATP-binding protein codes for MTADPAALVEVRDLKRVFDVSKPWLNRVIERAPRQFLKAVDGVSFDIRKGETFALVGESGSGKSTVARMVVGLLPPSAGTVTIDGVSMSDAAAADERQRLRRRIQMIFQDPYASLNPRWRVGRIIAEPIRAFSLIEGEAAITDRVGELLTLVGLHPDDRTKFPHEFSGGQRQRIAIARALASDAEFIVCDEPTSALDVSVQAQILNLMRDLQERLGLTYLFISHNLAVVRHMASRIGVMYLGRLVEVSEGRQLFAAPRHPYTRMLLDAVPDVAMVGKVRQSVKGEIPNPIAPPSGCTFHPRCPLVFDRCRVENPPVIDGVACHAVQAAREAAA; via the coding sequence ATGACCGCCGATCCCGCCGCGCTGGTCGAGGTCCGCGACCTGAAGCGCGTCTTCGACGTCTCGAAGCCCTGGCTCAACCGCGTCATCGAGCGCGCGCCGCGCCAGTTCCTGAAGGCGGTCGACGGCGTTTCCTTCGACATCCGCAAGGGCGAGACCTTCGCGCTCGTCGGCGAATCCGGCTCGGGCAAATCGACCGTGGCTCGCATGGTCGTCGGCCTGCTGCCTCCCTCGGCCGGCACGGTCACGATCGACGGCGTCTCGATGAGCGATGCGGCCGCGGCCGATGAGCGCCAGCGTCTGCGCCGGCGCATCCAGATGATCTTCCAGGATCCCTACGCCTCGCTCAATCCGCGCTGGCGCGTCGGGCGCATCATCGCCGAGCCGATCCGCGCCTTCAGCCTGATCGAGGGCGAGGCCGCGATCACCGACCGCGTCGGCGAATTGCTGACGCTGGTCGGCCTGCACCCCGACGACCGCACGAAATTCCCGCACGAGTTTTCAGGCGGCCAGCGCCAGCGCATCGCGATCGCCCGCGCGCTCGCCTCGGACGCCGAGTTCATCGTCTGCGACGAGCCGACCTCGGCGCTCGACGTCTCGGTCCAGGCCCAGATCCTGAACCTGATGCGCGACCTGCAGGAGCGGCTGGGGCTGACCTATCTTTTCATCTCGCACAACCTCGCCGTGGTCCGGCACATGGCAAGCCGCATCGGCGTGATGTATCTCGGCCGCCTCGTCGAGGTGTCGGAAGGGCGGCAGCTCTTCGCCGCGCCGCGCCACCCTTATACGCGCATGCTGCTGGACGCGGTGCCCGACGTGGCGATGGTCGGCAAGGTCCGCCAATCGGTGAAGGGCGAGATCCCGAACCCGATCGCGCCGCCTTCGGGCTGCACCTTCCACCCACGCTGCCCGCTCGTCTTCGATCGTTGCCGGGTGGAGAACCCGCCCGTGATCGACGGCGTGGCCTGCCATGCCGTGCAGGCCGCGCGCGAGGCGGCAGCCTGA